One Delphinus delphis chromosome 3, mDelDel1.2, whole genome shotgun sequence genomic region harbors:
- the ICAM1 gene encoding intercellular adhesion molecule 1: protein MVPGAAHPALLALLALLGALLPGPGGAQTSVHPQKAITSRGASITVNCSTSCDQHTMLGLETQLAKREVDHGNNWKVFELSDVQKDSFPICYSSCLGNQSSALMNLTVYWFPERVELAPLPRWQPVGENLTLRCMVSGGAPRDHLTVVLLREGKELGRQPAGDGEPAEVTVTVLVSRDDHGANFSCRTELDLRSQGLALFQNSSAPRKLRTFVLPTTDPHLATHPVLEVGTQCLVSCTLYGLFPVSEAEVHLALGDRRLQTTITYNEYSLLAKALVEGKVEEEGVQHLTCAVNLGGQSRRSLENVTIYSFPAPNLTLSQPEVSEWTTVNVECEAQAGAVVTLNGAPARPPGPRAQLQLNASAEDNGRSFFCSAALAVAEQVVHKNQTRELRVLYGPRLNERDCLGNWTWQEGSQQTLRCQAWGNPTPKLNCSRKEDGALLPIGDLRPVERKVAGTYQCRATSTRGEVTREVVINVIYHQNNMAIVIPVAFVMILGAVGAAIYIYNYQRKIQKYELQKARKAQEEAAMKLTTPATPP from the exons ATGGTTCCCGGCGCTGCCCATCCCGCGCTGCTTGCGCTCCTGGCCCTGCTCGGGGCTCTGCTCCCAG GGCCTGGAGGTGCCCAAACGTCAGTGCATCCTCAAAAAGCCATCACATCCCGAGGAGCCTCCATAACGGTGAACTGCAGTACCTCCTGTGACCAACACACAATGTTGGGCCTAGAGACTCAGCTGGCTAAGAGGGAAGTAGACCATGGGAACAACTGGAAGGTTTTTGAACTGAGTGACGTGCAAAAAGACAGCTTTCCAATATGCTACTCGAGCTGTCTCGGTAACCAGTCATCAGCTTTGATGAACCTCACCGTATACT ggtTCCCGGAACGCGTGGAGCTGGCCCCCCTGCCCCGCTGGCAGCCCGTGGGCGAGAACCTCACCCTGCGCTGCATGGTGTCCGGTGGGGCCCCCCGGGACCACCTCACCGTGGTGCTGCTTCGTGAGGGGAAGGAGCTGGGCCGTCAGCCAGCGGGAGACGGGGAGCCTGCCGAGGTCACAGTCACGGTGCTGGTGAGCAGAGATGACCACGGCGCCAATTTCTCTTGCCGCACGGAGCTGGACCTGCGGTCCCAAGGGCTGGCACTGTTCCAGAACAGCTCGGCCCCCAGGAAGCTCCGAACCTTTG TCCTACCAACGACCGACCCGCACCTTGCTACGCACCCGGTACTGGAAGTGGGCACACAGTGCCTGGTGAGCTGCACCCTGTATGGACTGTTCCCAGTCTCGGAGGCGGAGGTCCACCTGGCGCTGGGGGACAGGAGGCTGCAAACCACGATCACGTACAATGAATACTCACTCTTGGCCAAAGCCTTGGTCGAGGGAAAGGTGGAGGAAGAAGGCGTCCAGCACTTGACGTGTgcggtgaatctgggagggcagAGCCGGAGGTCTCTGGAGAACGTGACCATCTACA GCTTCCCGGCTCCCAACCTGACCCTGAGCCAGCCCGAGGTCTCGGAATGGACTACGGTGAACGTGGAATGCGAGGCCCAGGCTGGAGCTGTGGTGACGCTGAACGGGGCCCCAGCCAGGCCTCCGGGCCCGAGGGCCCAGTTGCAGCTGAATGCCAGCGCCGAGGACAACGGACGCAGCTTCTTCTGCTCTGCTGCCCTGGCGGTGGCTGAGCAGGTGGTACACAAGAACCAGACCCGGGAGCTCCGTGTCCTGT ATGGCCCCCGACTGAACGAGAGGGATTGCCTGGGAAACTGGACATGGCAGGAAGGCTCCCAGCAGACCCTGAGGTGCCAGGCCTGGGGGAACCCAACCCCCAAGCTGAACTGTAGCCGGAAAGAGGATGGGGCTTTGCTACCCATTGGGGACCTGAGACCCGTCGAGCGGAAGGTTGCAGGCACCTACCAGTGTCGGGCCACCAGCACTCGCGGTGAGGTTACCCGTGAAGTTGTCATCAATGTGATCT ACCACCAGAATAACATGGCCATCGTCATTCCGGTGGCATTTGTGATGATCTTGGGCGCTGTGGGTGCAGCCATTTACATCTATAACTACCAGAGGAAGATCCAGAAATATGAGCTACAGAAGGCCCGGAAGGCCCAGGAAGAGGCTGCCATGAAACTGACCACACCAGCCACGCCGCCCTGA
- the ICAM4 gene encoding intercellular adhesion molecule 4, with product MGSLLLLLLLLLLSPSYPRGGSARRRRSARTQGPGGPFPAPPETSAPFWVRISPELKAVPPGGSVWLNCSSSCPLPEGSSLRTELRRGDTLSGPGWVSYQLLDVRAWSSDVHCFVTCAGETRGATARITAYKQPRSVILEPPVLMGSEYTLRCHVTHVFPVGFLVVILRRGGRVIYSESLERFTGRDLANVTLTYALRARPSDFGQPVTCYARLNLDGLVVLSSSAPMTLPVLAWSPASKALASTSIAALVGILLVVGALCLRKYLSMKSRA from the exons ATGGGGTCTCTGCTCCTCCTCTTGTTGCTGCTTTTGCTGTCGCCCTCCTACCCGCGAGGCGGGAGCGCGCGGAGGCGCCGGAGTGCGCGGACGCAAGGCCCGGGAGGCCCCTTTCCCGCGCCCCCGGAGACCTCAGCACCCTTCTGGGTGCGCATAAGCCCCGAGCTCAAGGCCGTGCCGCCGGGGGGCTCAGTGTGGCTCAACTGCAGCAGCAGCTGCCCCCTGCCGGAGGGTTCCAGCCTCCGCACCGAGCTGCGGCGAGGCGACACGCTCAGTGGGCCCGGTTGGGTATCCTACCAGCTGCTGGATGTGAGGGCCTGGAGCTCCGATGTGCACTGCTTCGTCACCTGCGCGGGAGAAACGCGGGGGGCCACCGCCAGGATTACCGCCTACA AACAGCCACGCAGCGTGATCCTGGAGCCTCCGGTCTTAATGGGCAGTGAGTACACTCTGCGCTGCCATGTGACACACGTGTTCCccgtgggcttcctggtggtgatTCTGAGGCGCGGTGGCCGGGTCATCTACTCCGAGAGCCTGGAGCGCTTCACCGGCCGAGATCTGGCCAACGTGACGCTGACTTACGCGTTACGCGCCAGGCCCAGTGACTTCGGGCAGCCCGTTACCTGCTACGCCCGCCTCAATCTCGATGGCCTGGTGGTCCTCAGTAGCTCGGCACCCATGACGCTGCCAGTCCTCG CTTGGAGCCCTGCATCCAAAGCCTTGGCCTCCACTTCCATCGCAGCCCTTGTGGGGATCCTTCTTGTAGTGGGGGCCCTCTGCCTGAGAAAGTACCTGTCGATGAAGTCTCGGGCATAG